AGACCTCTGAATGAAATGCATGGTTGGTTGTCTTCTCTGGTCCAGTAGACTTTCCTCTTTCACATCTGCATACACGCATCGCCCAAACATTAATTCAAATTGTATAATGTGAGGAAGCTAATACTAGACAGATAACATTTTTATAGCAATATAGAAGCaattataaatatagctgcaagcagcaattgcggggccaagcaccttcagcgcaaagagcacccaaagcacagcacacAACATACAACGCAACAATCACCCAAGGCGCAATGAGCACCCCAGGTGCATCAAGCACACAAGGTGCAGCAATCACAGAGCAGAACCATTGCAGTGCAGAGCAACAACGGCAAACacggcaaaaatagaacatatgtgaactacagacaggttgggAAGAACTGgtgagagagagaacaaaactttaatagaagaactTAATAGATGCCCCTtgcgggattcgaacccaagaacttaGAATCTTAATGCATGTGATttactagatgcgccactcagttgacatgGTTCAAgtggcagcagaaaagagcttacagaTACACGCATTGACATATGGCAATCACTGAAGGTGCAAATATGACACCACTGATAAGAAATAAAACATACAATGAATAACAGAATCAGATAACTCAAACAACAAATTAGTCAAGACGAAACCCACGctcatgggattcgaacccatgaactcagacTCTCCTGGCATGTGATTTACTagatgcgcaactcagttaacacagctcaaggggcagcaaaaaaacagcttaggtgctgcaaggattgacatatgccaatcaacacagatgcagaactgacagtgcagagcagaactaacagaagtacaatgtatatgagaatcaaaaagctcaagtgagattgaagacaagaagatcattctgtatagtaatgctatacaatgtaatatacagtcacattaatatactatgacaaatagacgtcgtcacaggcacggtcaactttggagtggtatttctaagaaagagaacagaatatcaaaaatctgttcagtcatttctgtgcggattgctccaaacattatacgagcagtacctgccataaaataaacaaaatttgtaaaaggagtagcgaaaaaatcatctaccatatgctttacaataactcatgaacagaatgttggaaaatgacaaacgaggtatcgttgcaatcggcataaaccagtgaatacaatttcacaaagaaattaatatcaaacaaagtattcagaagttataagcagttccataagaactgttatagtttataacccctaggtggcgctgtactctgacttcccaggtaccttcaggacatcatgttgAAGCgtcttactaatttttgcgcggatatgtccaatagttaaaaaaatataacaaattatgtgaaatttcaaaatggcagacaagcGGTTCGGttaaacccggcataatacacatcgacagatgcggcatgagccatggaatccgtagacaccaaaatcataattttctgacaaacaattcagtagttaagggcaaaaatagccttttttcatatctcatgacccataggtggcgctgtcaccaaatttggcatggtccCCCAGTTTATGGTTGACATAAAGtttaccaaatttcatttcgattGATCAAATAATGACCGAGATatagcttcagaaccatttttgcatcaaccttgttaagtttgcgcatttattacttttaaacaaagataaatatcaaaattctgttcggtcatttctatgcggctcactccaaagatcacctgtgccaaatttcataagaattgaaccaaatttgaaggaggagtagcgaaaaaacgaaaatactgtacatttcaaaatggccgctactgtaatgggtggagtcttactgtacgGTATTAAAAACTATAAGTGTGATGAGAGCAAttacgtgtactaagtagaattttcatagatcaaacggatctgcagttataaccatttgaacattgaatttttgcactgctggtggcgctatagagttactgctagagacccaaTTTTTTTggccacatgactatttatgaccaccactacaactgtgccaaatttcatcattttcctacatacggttcatagggctgaagaagaaaaaagtacaattccaataggtgtctcagcaccttcggtgcttgacccctaaataatactaacaattccaataggtgtctcagcaccttcggtgcttgacccctaataaacaGAATTTAGCCTTAGGGCTTCACAGTAAATGTTCTGCAGCCATAGATTGCAAATGCAATGTCATTGAAAGCATGTATGTGCTATATATGttgaaaaaatgtttaagaCTTGTATGGATTACCTTGCGTAACACAATGGGGGTTTTGTATGTTATACACACTGGAATGTGTATAGAGGAGAAAGATTCACACACTATATAGCACACTGGTAAATTCTTATTTTGGCCAGATGGCCTACTGCATTAGGACATTTCTGATGTTTGTTTGATCTGAGCTGCTAAGAAGCTGATAGCAGTGTTAGAATCAGGTTAAAACAGAAGGGCATGCAGGTTTAACTCTGGGCTGGGGGTGAATGACGATAATGATAACTAGTTGCAAATAAAATCGAAAATGAAATGAACAACAATAAATACATCTGTATCAGTAATCTTGATTTAAAACAGTTATCAAAGACACAATACAGTCAGTTGTTTAAATACTGTCACCTGCTGGTAGAAAGGGGGAACACTTTGGTCCATTACGGTGGAAACcactttaatattaatttaattaacagTAACAACAGTAACAACTCTGCACACACAATAAGTTCTTAGTACTGTATTGAACCAAATGCACTCAAACGTGAATGGTGATGTGTACGTGGATAGACACGATATTAAATCACTGTAATAAACTACTGTTGCTAACATATTTATTTCGGTTCAGGTTTatataagcctatttatttatagatttttttcttctaaCGTTACTCTGGTGTAACGTTGGTGCTGCATATTATTATGAccggcttttattttgattttactaTAACTTGTATTTactatatatttgtatttactATAACTTCCGTGTCACGTGGCCAACCTGTCTTTCTTTTAATGTAGATCTTCAAACGGAGAAATTAAAAAAGGAATTTCCAAACACCAAAATCGGACCGTTATTTGAATTTGGTTTAGTCATTTTTCGTTTTTGGATTCAGAAACCAAAAACGGAAGAACGGCTCTTTTTTAgcggtttttgttttttgtttgaaacgACAAATGAAAAACGTGGTTTCTCgttattttgttttttggttTAAACGAAAAAACAAACTATCAAAATGTACACGGACCGTTTTGTCCTTGGTGTAAGTTGTTCCCTATTTTTTTAGGCCTATTTACAAGCGAACTCGTGCAGAAATTGCAGCCATTCACCAGAGTTGCTTGCTGAAACAACTGGACCATCAGAGGCAACAGGTTTTGTTTTGTGACTGCAACATATTGGTGGAGGGACACATTTTTAGAGCACATCGTAATGTTCTGTGGGGCAGCAGCGGATACTTCCGGATGCTGTTATCTCAGGAAGCTAAAGTCACTCAGAACTCAGTAAGTGCTTCTTTTGATGTCTTCAGCTCTGCAATTTTTTCGATTATCTTGGACTTTATTTATTCTGGTCAACTGGAGCTCAACAGTTCCAATGTAATAGAGGTGATGTCAGCAGCCAGCTACCTGCAGATGAATGATGTCATTTCCTACTgcaaaacctttattaaatctTTTCTCGAAATCAGCGCGAAAGACGACGACGAAAGTCAGTACTTGTGTCTGTCGGAGGGCAGTCCACCTCAGGATAGACACGAGAATGTCATCGAGCCATCCACTATGTGTGATGTAAGCACAAGGCCACAGACCAGAAGCTGGGAGCACCAAGAGGAGGACCACACAACAGAGGATATCAGAGGAGCCATAGTCTCCAGCCCACAGCCATCAGGGCTTCAGCAGAACTCTCCACCACAGCCCAATCTAGAGTCACAGATGGAGGAGGAGCAGTTTAGCCCTGTGCTGTCTGAACACAGAAGAAGAGGAAGCAGGAAAAGAACTGCGACCAGTCGCTTTGTAACAGAAGACACATCGCTCATTGACCTAGAGGGGGTGGTATCCCACTGCACTCAGAAGGCAGATGAGCTGTATGCCAACCTTCCATCAATTGTTGGGGTAGTTGGTGTGTTTAATAAAGGTGAGAATTTAACTGCTCAGATTAAATAGGTATACAGTAATAGTTAATTGATTTGTACACTTTTTATCTAACTGTGACAAAAACTAGGTTGACTTTAGGACTCAAGAATAaggatttcatttatttcatttattgtcTATTTTTA
This is a stretch of genomic DNA from Misgurnus anguillicaudatus chromosome 7, ASM2758022v2, whole genome shotgun sequence. It encodes these proteins:
- the zbtb8a gene encoding zinc finger and BTB domain-containing protein 8A isoform X2, with the translated sequence MEMVCESGTCRLYRSAGEAGHPPIYKRTRAEIAAIHQSCLLKQLDHQRQQVLFCDCNILVEGHIFRAHRNVLWGSSGYFRMLLSQEAKVTQNSVSASFDVFSSAIFSIILDFIYSGQLELNSSNVIEVMSAASYLQMNDVISYCKTFIKSFLEISAKDDDESQYLCLSEGSPPQDRHENVIEPSTMCDVSTRPQTRSWEHQEEDHTTEDIRGAIVSSPQPSGLQQNSPPQPNLESQMEEEQFSPVLSEHRRRGSRKRTATSRFVTEDTSLIDLEGVVSHCTQKADELYANLPSIVGVVGVFNKDSTPSMRYKCPFCTHTVKRKADLKRHLRCHTGERPYPCQACSKRFTRLEHLRSHFETTFPHQSGKLWRSCVPALAPGGTACLTSPWLQAPGDDRGTQRASTHLDAASRTAVWRTETPSPSMKTVRLRLSL
- the zbtb8a gene encoding zinc finger and BTB domain-containing protein 8A isoform X1; translation: MEMVCESGTCRLYRSAGEAGHPPIYKRTRAEIAAIHQSCLLKQLDHQRQQVLFCDCNILVEGHIFRAHRNVLWGSSGYFRMLLSQEAKVTQNSVSASFDVFSSAIFSIILDFIYSGQLELNSSNVIEVMSAASYLQMNDVISYCKTFIKSFLEISAKDDDESQYLCLSEGSPPQDRHENVIEPSTMCDVSTRPQTRSWEHQEEDHTTEDIRGAIVSSPQPSGLQQNSPPQPNLESQMEEEQFSPVLSEHRRRGSRKRTATSRFVTEDTSLIDLEGVVSHCTQKADELYANLPSIVGVVGVFNKDSTPSMRYKCPFCTHTVKRKADLKRHLRCHTGERPYPCQACSKRFTRLEHLRSHFETIHQARKLVCRKCKRHVTEINGRVVSEGTRRYRLCNVCIQESGYNELITDGNKEKEGLLFEEEEDTSEDREMTWVMDDDELAEYSGADLIIQEVDDSDEDTSGK
- the zbtb8a gene encoding zinc finger and BTB domain-containing protein 8A isoform X3 → MEMVCESGTCRLYRSAGEAGHPPIYKRTRAEIAAIHQSCLLKQLDHQRQQVLFCDCNILVEGHIFRAHRNVLWGSSGYFRMLLSQEAKVTQNSVSASFDVFSSAIFSIILDFIYSGQLELNSSNVIEVMSAASYLQMNDVISYCKTFIKSFLEISAKDDDESQYLCLSEGSPPQDRHENVIEPSTMCDVSTRPQTRSWEHQEEDHTTEDIRGAIVSSPQPSGLQQNSPPQPNLESQMEEEQFSPVLSEHRRRGSRKRTATSRFVTEDTSLIDLEGVVSHCTQKADELYANLPSIVGVVGVFNKDSTPSMRYKCPFCTHTVKRKADLKRHLRCHTGERPYPCQACSKRFTRLEHLRSHFETAKSRGLALFLQMTPYHAYQKKVIFSKTI